ATCTTGCTCCATTTGGATATATCCCGTTTCAGTAATCACGCCCGGAGCCACTTCTCTTTGTACCGGGATCTGATGCTCTGCCGCTGTTTTTTCCAGAAAAGCGATCAACTTAGGGGGAGTAATAAGACCCGCCAGCGTTCCTCGACCGTGATAATTCAGACAGGTGATACCCGGACCTTTATTAATCACCACATCGGAGTAATCCGACAAATCGGGCGTATCACAAGATGGCGTGATATCAATACCTATTGCCATATCTGGATTAATCCGTCTCAGTACCGGTAAAATCCCCCGGATGTTAAACTCCTCTTGTACTGAGGCCACCAGATAAAGGGCTATATCCAGATCCATCTGTTCTACTGCTGCGGCAACGCCCAGCAGCGCGGTACAACCCAGCCGATCGTCCAGCGCTTTACTGCAAACCAAATCGTTAGCTAAAAGTTGTGGAGGGTTATACAGACACACCGGGGTTCCGACTTTGATGCCCATCCGGGCGGCATCCTGTTTATCTGTGGCGCCGATATCAATCCACAAATGCTCGATACTCGGCGACTGAGTACGCTCGTCACCTTTACTGAAATGATAAGATTTAATACCGATGCAACCCGGTACTGGCCCCCGTTCACCGTCCAATCTGACAGTGGAACCTGACATCGTAATCTGCGCTGGCCCCCCAACACGTTCGAAGCGCAAAAAGCCGTTTTCTTCAATTTTGCGCACCATAAAACCCACTTCATCCATATGCGCGAAAACCATCAGTCTGAATGCATCGGGGGATTGGCTACCGTATTGAGCAACCACGTTCCCCAATCGGTCTTGCCATACCTGATGAGCACTCTGGCTAAACTGCTGCTGCATAACCGAAGCTATTTTATGTTCATGGCCAGAAATACCATCCAGCGCCAATAAACTGATTAAATTTTTTTGAACATCAAAAGTCATATATCCGCCCCGTTTCGCTATTTTGAAGGCGTTCAATGCGCCTCCATTCAATCAACTACTGAACGTTTATATGCTTACAATGGCGTTAAATTTGTGACATGCATCACTACTGATTGGCTAAATCCTTGCCAATAGCGAGTTCTGTGATTGATTTCAAAATAAAATAATCAATTAAAGTGATTGTTAGCATTATTCACTCATTCGCTTTGATTGTTTTTACCTGCCAATGGGTTTTATGGCTATATGATGACTTGTGGTGAAAATTAGATGGTTGTCGCATATTAAGCCAAAAATTCAACATATAATGCTTGTAATGGTCAGATATTATTGATAATCCCCATGCAATAACGTTACAAAGGGAGTATGGTTATCAGGTAAATTTGCGACGGGTTGTTGCAGTCCGACATTTTTTAGCTCTATTTTGAGGGCGGGTTATCCCACGATGAAAACGCATGGAATTAACGGTGTCAGTCCGTTCAGTGCACTAATTGATGCCTGTTGGCGCGAGTCCTACACACTTCAACGTTTCCTTAAAGATATTATTGCCGGTATTACCGTAGGGATTATTGCGATCCCGCTGGCCATGGCGTTGGCAATAGCCAGCGGAGTACCACCGCAATATGGTCTATACACGTCAGCCATTGCGGGCATTGTAATTGCGGTTACTGGAGGCTCGCGTTACAGCGTTTCCGGACCAACGGCAGCCTTTGTCGTTATCCTCTATCCGGTATCCCAGCAGTTTGGTCTGTCCGGTTTGCTGATTGCCACCCTGATGTCTGGGGCATTTTTGGTGATTATGGGACTGGCTCGTTTTGGCCGTCTGATTGAATATATTCCTATCTCTGTCACCTTAGGTTTCACCTCCGGTATCGGTATTACTATCGCAACCATGCAGATTAAGGACTTTTTTGGCCTGACGCTGGATGTTCCTGAGCACTACATAGATAAGGTTGTCGCATTGGCTTCCGCCATGCCAACTATCAGTTGGGCAGATACCCTGATTGCCAGCGTTACGTTGGCCGTCTTGGTGTTATGGCCCCGTTTGCAATTACGCATTCCAGGCCACTTACCCGCATTGCTGGCGGGAACGGCTGTCATGGCGCTGCTCTCTTGGTTTGGCTACTCGGTTGCCACGATAGGCTCCAAGTTTCATTACCTGATGCCTGATGGCAGCAGCGGTCAGGGTATTCCACCGATTATTCCTCAGTTTGTACTGCCTTGGAACATTCCTGATATCAGTGGCAAAACGTTTACACTCAACTGGGATACCATTTCTGCTTTGCTACCTGCCGCATTTTCAATGGCTATGTTGGGTGCCATTGAATCGCTGCTCTGTGCTGTCGTATTGGATGGAATGACCGGTAAAAAGCATCATTCTAATGGTGAATTAATCGGTCAAGGGCTGGGAAATCTGACGGCTCCATTCTTTGGCGGCATTACCGCTACCGCGGCCATTGCCCGCTCCGCCGCTAACGTCCGGGCGGGTGCCAGTTCCCCTATTTCCGCCATTGTTCACTCAATATTGGTGATTATGGCGTTACTGGTTTTGTCCCCTGCACTTTCCTACTTGCCTCTGGCTGCCATGTCATCACTGCTGTTGTTGGTGGCATGGAACATGAGTGAGGCACATAAAGTCATCGATATTCTACGACGAGCACCAAAAGATGACATCATTGTGATGCTGCTTTGTATGAGCCTCACGGTGCTGTTCGATATGGTCATCGCCATTACCGTTGGTATTGTTCTAGCCTCATTACTGTTTATGCGGCGGATTGCTCGCATGACTCGTTTAACAGAAATGACCACTGAGTCAACGCCCGACCGTCTGGTCATGCGCGTTAGCGGCCCGCTGTTTTTTGCCGCCGCAGAAAGAATATTCAATGAACTGACGTTGCGTATTGAAAACCAGCGAGTAATTATTCTGCTGTGGGATGCGGTACCCGTACTGGATGCCGGTGGACTTAGTGCATTCCAACGGTTTATTGATATTCTGCCAGAAGGCACCGAATTGATTAACTGCGATATTCCGTATCAACCATTAAAGACGTTGGCGCGGGCGGGTATCAAGCCTATTCGCGGTAAACTGGCATTTTATTCTTCGATGGAAGAGGCGTTGATGGCGGGGTCTGGAATTCCTAACTAATCTGAACCCCGTTTAAAACGGGGCTTATCATTTTCACCGACGCAGTTTAATCACTACAGTGAATTGAGCGCTTCATCCAGTTCGGCCTCAGCTTCCTGAAGCTTCTTCTGCTTTTTACTGATTTTGTCAGACTTACCGGTGGCTTTCGCTTCTGCCAGTTCCTGACGACATTCTTCAACTTTACGCGCTTTATCCGCTATCTTACGCTCAGTATCGGCAACATAATCTTTATTGCTACAGTGAGCTTTTACATGACTTAATGCTCGCTCTAAACCCTCCAAACGATTTGGGTTATTATCTTTCTTTGCATATTCTATTTGCTGATTAATTTTCTCCTCTTTTATTGCGCAGTAATCTTTACCCGTATTAGATTCCGCCGCAAAAATGGCTGGGGAAATAACCAGAGGAACAATTAAACAGATTTTCTTAAACATATACTATCTCCATAAGAATCAATTACCCTCCATCAACCCATTGAGAACTGAAGGGATAGTAACACGATAACACACGTTACCAAGCCATTGATACCATTCATAGCATTTACTGAAATATTTCTAACCTAGATTAATAAAAATATAACCCCATATTAGTTAGTGAAAGAAATCGATGGGCGCCATTAAGATTAATGCGTGTTATAAAATTAACACATACCGTTTAATGGGTTGCAAAATAAAGGAGATCCGTAGCTCTCCTTTTTCACTTCACTATTTCAAACAATTATTTACTGGTGTCCAGCTCCGGAAAACGCTTAACCAGCTCATCAATGGCTTTCATCTGTGCTAGAAACGGTTCTAGCTTATCCAAAGGCAGCGCTGAAGGGCCATCGCACTTAGCATGTGCAGGATCGGGATGCGCTTCAATGAACAAACCGGCAATACCAATCGCCATACCAGAACGAGCCAGTTCTGCAACCTGAGCACGACGCCCACCCGATGCGGCACCAAATGGGTCACGGCACTGTAAGGCATGGGTTACGTCAAAAATCACTGGATGACCGCCGGTTGCTTGCTTCATCACGTTAAAGCCCAGCATATCCACGACCAGATTGTCATAACCAAAGTTACTACCGCGATCGCAAAGAATAACCTGATCGTTACCGCCTTCTTTGAATTTATCGACAATATTCCCCATCTGACCTGGGCTAACAAACTGAGGTTTTTTAACGTTAATAACGGCGCCGGTACGCGCCATAGCTTCCACCAGATCGGTCTGACGGGCTAGGAATGCCGGTAACTGGATGACGTCAACCACATCGGCTACCGGTTGAGCCTGCCAGCTTTCGTGCACATCGGTAATGATTTTTACACCAAATGTCTGTTTTAGCTCTTGGAAAATTTTCATTCCCTCTTCTAGGCCAGGCCCACGGTAAGAGTGAATAGAAGAGCGATTGGCTTTGTCAAAAGAGGCCTTAAAGACATAAGGAATGCCTAACTTTTGCGTAACGGTAACGTAATGCTCACAAATACGCATCGCCAGATCCCGTGACTCCAGCACGTTCATACCGCCAAACAGGACAAATGGCAGGTCGTTAGCTACCTTGATGTCACCAATCTTAACCACTTTCTGACTCATGCTGTCTTTTCCTTAATTTCTTAATTAACAGATTTAACCGCCGCCATTGACCACATCTTAATGAAGCATGACAGTGTTTTGTTCAATATCGTTAAGTCGTAATTTTATAACATCAATCACCGGATCTTCCGGGCAATGCTCTACAAAATAGTTCAAGTCTCTCGCGGCAACGTGATTGCACTCCAGTTGTGCATAAATCAAACCACGATCGAGAATCTCATAGGGATCTTCCGGGTCAAAGCTCAGGACCAATTCACTGGCTCTCAGGGCTAACTCCGGTTTCTTCTCCCTCATTAATGCGCCTTTAAGAGAACCCAACAGCCGTATAATAACCTGACTGTTCTCGGCATCACTCAGATCGTCATTGCTCAGCGTGGCGCTAATACCTAAGTGCCCTTTAAGCCAGAGATCCAAAATATGACTGGTTAATGTTTCACCATTCAGTGGGTTAATCATCCAACTGTCACCGTCCAGCCATTCAGCCTTAATCAGCAGTTGGGTTGGGAAAATCACCGGATAAAGAGGTATATCCAAGCGATTGGCGATATACATTAATATCAGACCTAATGATGAAGGTGCTCCCTGATGGGTTTTTAGCACTTTATCTAACCATAAAGTATCTGACAAATTGTAGACGCCGGCCGCACCACCAAATCCCCAAGTATGGTAGAACAACTCCAGTAACTGCGCTAACTGTAGGTCTGCGCCCAACTCTTCAGAAATCAGGGCTCTGGCCTTCTCGGCTAACTGGTCTAACTCATAACGAACCTGATCTTCCGAAAAATCATCACGAATTAAACGAGTAATCAGGTAGATACCTTCATTTAACGGATGATTATTAAACTCAAAATCAGTTATACTTCCGCGCTTCATGCGTACCCCATAAATAACGGCATTTTATCTGTTGCTAATATCACTATCAGATATAGGCTGAGTATCGCGGCCATAAATGCTACCGATTTAACCATCTGGCTTCGATTCCCTTTTCCCAGAGCGATATACCCCAAAACAATATAAATCACCACGGCGACCAACTTTTCAGTTAACCAAGTTCCTTGAATAGAGAATGGGTAAAAGTGAGTGATAAAGATTAATACTACGCCAGTGGCAAATAAAATGGTGTCATTCAGATGCGGAGCAATCTTGAGCCAGCGCTGCTGCATGATGGCAGAACCTCGCCACTTCCAGTAAAAACGCAAAATAAACAGCACAATACTGATTACCGCAGTGAGAACATGTAAATGTTTTACCCATATGTACATATAAAACGGTTCCTGTTTATCTGGTGTCTGACCAGTGATAATTCAAGTTTAATGTTTAAACCAGCGTCCCAGAGTTACCCGCTCATTGCCGCCATAATCCTGATGAGTAGCGATCAATACAAAGCCACGCTGTTTAAACAGAGTTCGTACCTGTTCCCCCTGAGTCCAGCCATGTTCCAGTAATAGCCAGCCGCCAGGTTTAAGGTATTCCGGTGCTTGTTCAATAATATGGTCTAAATCGGCGAAGCCTTGCCGTGCCGCAATTAATGCACTGTTTGGCTCATAACGTACATCACCCTGGTTCAAATGCGGATCGCTTTCATCAATATAGGGCGGATTACTGACAATCATATCAAAGTAAGCGTCGTTAAGAGGTTCAAACCAATCACCCTGCACAAAATGGACGTTGTTGATATTCAGATTATCCGCGTTATCTTGCGCCAGTGAGATAGCCTCGACTTGATAATCAATGCCGGTCACTGAACTATCGGGACGCTCATGACCTAACGCTAGCGCAATTGCGCCAGTTCCAGTACCCAAATCCAGAATATCGCAATCAATCGTGGGTAAACGTTCTAATGCTAACTCCACCAACTTTTCGGTATCCGGTCGGGGAATCAATGTTACCGGTGAAACTTTTAATAACAGCGACCAAAACTCGCGGGAACCGACCAAATAGGCAATGGGCTCTCCCTGTCGTCTGCGGCACAACAGTTCGTCAAGACGCGATTCTTGTTCAGCGCTCAGTGCAGTTTCGCTGAATGCCATCAGAAATGTCCGCGTTTTTCCCGTCACATGCCCCAACAGGATTTCCGCATCCCGCTTAGGACTATCACCGCCGGTCAATTTTGCGATGGCTTGCTCTAACCATTGATTAAATGTCATGGTGTCAAGTTATGCATCCTGGTCAGACAACGCTGCCAATTGGTCAGCCTGATATTCCTGAACAATAGGTTGAATTAGCATATCCAGCTTCCCTTCCATCACTTCATCTAAACGGTAAACCGTCAGGTTAATACGATGGTCGGTTACCCGCCCCTGAGGAAAATTATACGTACGATTACGGTCAGAACGATCGCCAGAACCCAATAAATTACGACGTGTTGACGCCTCTTCAGACTGACGCTTTTGCATTTCGGCGGCGCGAATACGCGCACCTAATACCGATAACGCTTTAGCCTTGTTTTTGTGTTGGGAACGTTCATCCTGACACTCCACCACAATACCAGTTGGTAAGTGAGTTATCCGGATAGCGGAGTCGGTGGTGTTAACGTGCTGACCACCCGCACCGGAAGAGCGGAAAGTATCAATTTTCAGATCCGACGGGTTAATATCCGGCAGCTCTGCTTCTGGAATTTCTGGCATAACCGCAACAGTACAGGCAGAAGTATGGATACGCCCCTGCGACTCTGTTTCTGGAACGCGCTGTACCCGATGACCACCAGACTCAAACTTAAGCTGACCATATACACCATCGCCGGTCACTTTGGCGATGATCTCTTTATAGCCACCGTGCTCACCGTCGTTAGCACTCATAATCTCAACGCGCCAACGACGCGCTTCCGCGTAACGGCTATACATACGGAATAGATCGCCTGCAAAAATAGCTGCTTCATCACCGCCAGTTCCAGCGCGAACTTCAAGGTAACAGTTGCGTTCATCATCAGGATCTTTTGGTAACAGCAATACCTGAAGCTGCTGCTCCAACGTGTCGATTTGCTGTTTGGCTTCATCGATCTCTTCCTGAGCCATTTCACGCATTTCAGGGTCAGCCAACATCATTTCGGCCGTAACCAGATTCTCTTGCA
Above is a window of Limnobaculum parvum DNA encoding:
- the prfA gene encoding peptide chain release factor 1, whose translation is MKPSIVAKLEALQERHEEVQAHLGDASVIADQDRFRALSREYAQLEDVTQCFRQWQKVQENLVTAEMMLADPEMREMAQEEIDEAKQQIDTLEQQLQVLLLPKDPDDERNCYLEVRAGTGGDEAAIFAGDLFRMYSRYAEARRWRVEIMSANDGEHGGYKEIIAKVTGDGVYGQLKFESGGHRVQRVPETESQGRIHTSACTVAVMPEIPEAELPDINPSDLKIDTFRSSGAGGQHVNTTDSAIRITHLPTGIVVECQDERSQHKNKAKALSVLGARIRAAEMQKRQSEEASTRRNLLGSGDRSDRNRTYNFPQGRVTDHRINLTVYRLDEVMEGKLDMLIQPIVQEYQADQLAALSDQDA
- the sirB1 gene encoding invasion regulator SirB1, with the protein product MKRGSITDFEFNNHPLNEGIYLITRLIRDDFSEDQVRYELDQLAEKARALISEELGADLQLAQLLELFYHTWGFGGAAGVYNLSDTLWLDKVLKTHQGAPSSLGLILMYIANRLDIPLYPVIFPTQLLIKAEWLDGDSWMINPLNGETLTSHILDLWLKGHLGISATLSNDDLSDAENSQVIIRLLGSLKGALMREKKPELALRASELVLSFDPEDPYEILDRGLIYAQLECNHVAARDLNYFVEHCPEDPVIDVIKLRLNDIEQNTVMLH
- the dauA gene encoding C4-dicarboxylic acid transporter DauA gives rise to the protein MKTHGINGVSPFSALIDACWRESYTLQRFLKDIIAGITVGIIAIPLAMALAIASGVPPQYGLYTSAIAGIVIAVTGGSRYSVSGPTAAFVVILYPVSQQFGLSGLLIATLMSGAFLVIMGLARFGRLIEYIPISVTLGFTSGIGITIATMQIKDFFGLTLDVPEHYIDKVVALASAMPTISWADTLIASVTLAVLVLWPRLQLRIPGHLPALLAGTAVMALLSWFGYSVATIGSKFHYLMPDGSSGQGIPPIIPQFVLPWNIPDISGKTFTLNWDTISALLPAAFSMAMLGAIESLLCAVVLDGMTGKKHHSNGELIGQGLGNLTAPFFGGITATAAIARSAANVRAGASSPISAIVHSILVIMALLVLSPALSYLPLAAMSSLLLLVAWNMSEAHKVIDILRRAPKDDIIVMLLCMSLTVLFDMVIAITVGIVLASLLFMRRIARMTRLTEMTTESTPDRLVMRVSGPLFFAAAERIFNELTLRIENQRVIILLWDAVPVLDAGGLSAFQRFIDILPEGTELINCDIPYQPLKTLARAGIKPIRGKLAFYSSMEEALMAGSGIPN
- a CDS encoding M42 family metallopeptidase, translated to MTFDVQKNLISLLALDGISGHEHKIASVMQQQFSQSAHQVWQDRLGNVVAQYGSQSPDAFRLMVFAHMDEVGFMVRKIEENGFLRFERVGGPAQITMSGSTVRLDGERGPVPGCIGIKSYHFSKGDERTQSPSIEHLWIDIGATDKQDAARMGIKVGTPVCLYNPPQLLANDLVCSKALDDRLGCTALLGVAAAVEQMDLDIALYLVASVQEEFNIRGILPVLRRINPDMAIGIDITPSCDTPDLSDYSDVVINKGPGITCLNYHGRGTLAGLITPPKLIAFLEKTAAEHQIPVQREVAPGVITETGYIQMEQDGIPCASLSIPCRYTHSPSEVASIRDLTDCIRLLTAIAQVKGHQFPVAARQV
- a CDS encoding DUF1090 domain-containing protein; this translates as MFKKICLIVPLVISPAIFAAESNTGKDYCAIKEEKINQQIEYAKKDNNPNRLEGLERALSHVKAHCSNKDYVADTERKIADKARKVEECRQELAEAKATGKSDKISKKQKKLQEAEAELDEALNSL
- a CDS encoding SirB2 family protein codes for the protein MYIWVKHLHVLTAVISIVLFILRFYWKWRGSAIMQQRWLKIAPHLNDTILFATGVVLIFITHFYPFSIQGTWLTEKLVAVVIYIVLGYIALGKGNRSQMVKSVAFMAAILSLYLIVILATDKMPLFMGYA
- the kdsA gene encoding 3-deoxy-8-phosphooctulonate synthase, producing MSQKVVKIGDIKVANDLPFVLFGGMNVLESRDLAMRICEHYVTVTQKLGIPYVFKASFDKANRSSIHSYRGPGLEEGMKIFQELKQTFGVKIITDVHESWQAQPVADVVDVIQLPAFLARQTDLVEAMARTGAVINVKKPQFVSPGQMGNIVDKFKEGGNDQVILCDRGSNFGYDNLVVDMLGFNVMKQATGGHPVIFDVTHALQCRDPFGAASGGRRAQVAELARSGMAIGIAGLFIEAHPDPAHAKCDGPSALPLDKLEPFLAQMKAIDELVKRFPELDTSK
- the prmC gene encoding peptide chain release factor N(5)-glutamine methyltransferase, with the protein product MTFNQWLEQAIAKLTGGDSPKRDAEILLGHVTGKTRTFLMAFSETALSAEQESRLDELLCRRRQGEPIAYLVGSREFWSLLLKVSPVTLIPRPDTEKLVELALERLPTIDCDILDLGTGTGAIALALGHERPDSSVTGIDYQVEAISLAQDNADNLNINNVHFVQGDWFEPLNDAYFDMIVSNPPYIDESDPHLNQGDVRYEPNSALIAARQGFADLDHIIEQAPEYLKPGGWLLLEHGWTQGEQVRTLFKQRGFVLIATHQDYGGNERVTLGRWFKH